Proteins encoded within one genomic window of Falco biarmicus isolate bFalBia1 chromosome 14, bFalBia1.pri, whole genome shotgun sequence:
- the RBMX gene encoding RNA-binding motif protein, X chromosome isoform X1 gives MVEADRPGKLFIGGLNTETNEKALEAVFGKYGRIVEVLLMKDRETNKSRGFAFVTFESPADAKDAARDMNGKSLDGKAIKVEQATKPSFESGGRRGPPPPPRSRGPPRGLRGGRGGSGARGPPSRGSHLGSSRGPLPMKRGPPPRSGGPPPKRSAPSGPVRSSSMGGRAPVSRGRDSYGGPPRREPMPSRRDVYMSPRDDGYSTKDGYSSRDYPSSRDTRDYAPPPRDYAYRDYGHSSSRDEYPSRGYSLSSYSDRDGYGGGRDRDYSDHPSGGSYRDSYESYGNSRSAPPARGPPPSYGGSSRYDDYGSTRDGYGSRESYSSSRSDVYSSGRDRVGRQDRGLPPSMERGYPPPRDSYSSSSRGAPRGGGRGGSRSDRGGGRSRY, from the exons ATGGTAGAAGCGGATCGTCCTGGGAAGCTGTTCATTGGGGGCCTGAACACAGAGACTAATGAAAAAGCCCTTGAGGCTGTATTTGGCAAATATGGACGCATTGTGgaag TCCTTCTGATGAAAGACCGGGAAACCAACAAGTCCAGAGGATTTGCGTTTGTCACATTTGAGAGTCCAGCAGATGCAAAGGATGCTGCCAGAGATATGAATGGAAAG TCATTAGATGGGAAAGCAATTAAAGTGGAACAAGCAACCAAGCCATCCTTTGAAAGTGGTGGTAGGCGTGGGCCGCCACCCCCTCCACGAAGCAGAGGTCCTCCCAGGGGCCTTAGAGGTGGAAGAGGCGGAAGTGGCGCGAGAGGACCACCTTCAAGAGGGAGTCACTTGG GGTCTTCTCGAGGGCCACTTCCTATGAAGAGAGGTCCACCTCCACGAAGTGGAGGCCCTCCACCTAAAAGATCTGCACCTTCAGGACCAGTGCGTAGCAGTAGTATGGGAGGAAGAG CTCCTGTGTCTCGTGGAAGAGACAGTTACGGTGGTCCTCCACGCAGAGAACCAATGCCATCACGAAGAGATGTCTACATGTCTCCAAGAGATGATGGCTATAGCACTAAAGACgg TTACTCAAGCAGAGATTATCCCAGTTCCAGGGATACACGGGACTACGCGCCACCTCCACGAGACTATGCATATCGTGATTATGGTCATTCCAGTTCACGTGACGAATACCCATCTAGGGGATATAG TCTTTCCTCTTACAGTGATCGTGATGGATATGGTGGTGGACGTGACAGAGACTACTCGGATCATCCAAGTGGAGGCTCCTACAGAGATTCATATGAGAGTTATG GTAACTCACGTAGTGCTCCACCTGCACGAGGGCCCCCGCCATCTTATGGTGGAAGCAGTCGATATGATGATTACGGCAGCACTCGAGATGGATATGGAAGCCGAGAAAGTTACTCAAGCAGCAGAAGTGATGTCTACTCAAGTGGCCGTGATCGTGTTGGAAGACAAGACAGGGGTCTTCCCCCATCCATGGAAAGGGGCTATCCACCTCCTCGTGATTCTTACAGTAGTTCAAGCCGCGGAGCACCCAGAGGTGGTGGCCGTGGCGGAAGCAGATCCGATAGAGGTGGAGGCCGAAGCAGATACTAA
- the RBMX gene encoding RNA-binding motif protein, X chromosome isoform X2, whose translation MVEADRPGKLFIGGLNTETNEKALEAVFGKYGRIVEVLLMKDRETNKSRGFAFVTFESPADAKDAARDMNGKSLDGKAIKVEQATKPSFESGGRRGPPPPPRSRGPPRGLRGGRGGSGARGPPSRGSHLGSSRGPLPMKRGPPPRSGGPPPKRSAPSGPVRSSSMGGRAPVSRGRDSYGGPPRREPMPSRRDVYMSPRDDGYSTKDGYSSRDYPSSRDTRDYAPPPRDYAYRDYGHSSSRDEYPSRGYSDRDGYGGGRDRDYSDHPSGGSYRDSYESYGNSRSAPPARGPPPSYGGSSRYDDYGSTRDGYGSRESYSSSRSDVYSSGRDRVGRQDRGLPPSMERGYPPPRDSYSSSSRGAPRGGGRGGSRSDRGGGRSRY comes from the exons ATGGTAGAAGCGGATCGTCCTGGGAAGCTGTTCATTGGGGGCCTGAACACAGAGACTAATGAAAAAGCCCTTGAGGCTGTATTTGGCAAATATGGACGCATTGTGgaag TCCTTCTGATGAAAGACCGGGAAACCAACAAGTCCAGAGGATTTGCGTTTGTCACATTTGAGAGTCCAGCAGATGCAAAGGATGCTGCCAGAGATATGAATGGAAAG TCATTAGATGGGAAAGCAATTAAAGTGGAACAAGCAACCAAGCCATCCTTTGAAAGTGGTGGTAGGCGTGGGCCGCCACCCCCTCCACGAAGCAGAGGTCCTCCCAGGGGCCTTAGAGGTGGAAGAGGCGGAAGTGGCGCGAGAGGACCACCTTCAAGAGGGAGTCACTTGG GGTCTTCTCGAGGGCCACTTCCTATGAAGAGAGGTCCACCTCCACGAAGTGGAGGCCCTCCACCTAAAAGATCTGCACCTTCAGGACCAGTGCGTAGCAGTAGTATGGGAGGAAGAG CTCCTGTGTCTCGTGGAAGAGACAGTTACGGTGGTCCTCCACGCAGAGAACCAATGCCATCACGAAGAGATGTCTACATGTCTCCAAGAGATGATGGCTATAGCACTAAAGACgg TTACTCAAGCAGAGATTATCCCAGTTCCAGGGATACACGGGACTACGCGCCACCTCCACGAGACTATGCATATCGTGATTATGGTCATTCCAGTTCACGTGACGAATACCCATCTAGGGGATATAG TGATCGTGATGGATATGGTGGTGGACGTGACAGAGACTACTCGGATCATCCAAGTGGAGGCTCCTACAGAGATTCATATGAGAGTTATG GTAACTCACGTAGTGCTCCACCTGCACGAGGGCCCCCGCCATCTTATGGTGGAAGCAGTCGATATGATGATTACGGCAGCACTCGAGATGGATATGGAAGCCGAGAAAGTTACTCAAGCAGCAGAAGTGATGTCTACTCAAGTGGCCGTGATCGTGTTGGAAGACAAGACAGGGGTCTTCCCCCATCCATGGAAAGGGGCTATCCACCTCCTCGTGATTCTTACAGTAGTTCAAGCCGCGGAGCACCCAGAGGTGGTGGCCGTGGCGGAAGCAGATCCGATAGAGGTGGAGGCCGAAGCAGATACTAA